The Legionella jordanis genomic sequence GTTTATGGTTTTTAATGTAAAAAACACCCCACCAACTGATATTTTTAAGCGGTGCTTTCTGGCGTTTATTATAAATTCGCAAGCCTAATGGCTTAAAATTATTATCAAAAAAACCGCCGTTGATGGCGAGTAAGGCATGCGAAAATTGCGCGTATTCATTGACAGAAGCATGATCACGGGCTAATTCACTGGCTGTCACGATGGATAAATGATTTTTTTTTAAATCGATGCGAAAAGCATGTATATGCGACCAGGGAGTTAAAAAATTGCCATCCAAATCCTGATATTCAATGCCAGGTGCCAAACTTCGCCATTCACTGTTGGCTAAAGGGCAGGAGCTAAAAGTCAATAAGAAGACTAACAGCGGCAATAATTTTTTAATTGAATTGTACCATAGAGAGATAGCAATGGTTTGCCTGAACATATTAATCTTGTATCCTTGTGAACTACAATTATTGCTGCGGGATTACCATGCGAACATTATCGGAAAATAACAATAGAGAGCTAGAGAAGTCAACCAAGAATTTATTGGAATTAATGCATGATGTTCTTGATCGGGCCAAAGCCCAGGGAGCTACTGATGCCATGGTCTCCATCAATCAAGACAGTGGTTTTTCCGTAGACATCAGGATGGGCGAAGTTGAGACGGTTTCCTTTAATGAGGATAAAGGAGTTAGTCTTGTCGTTTATATAGGGCAGAGAAAAGGCGCAGCCAGTAGCACAGACACCTCCTCATCTGCTCTTGATTCTTTAGTGAATGCAGCTTGTGATATTGCAAAAGTGAGTGCTGAAGATCCATGTTTTGGCCTTCCTGATCGTGAGTTGATGACCAAAACATTTCCTGATCTGGACTTATATCACCCTTGGTCAATAACGCCTTCAGAGGCAATTGAGGAGGCCCTGGCTTGCGAATCATATGCCCTGAGCCTGGATAAACGCATTGTAAATTCTGACGGCGTCAACTTATCCACTCATGCCTTCTGCAATGGCTTTGCGAATACATACGGCGGAGAAGGAATTATTCGCAGTACGCGCCATAGTTTAAGTTGCTCGCTCATAGCAAAACAGGATGAAAGCATGCAACGGGATTACGATTATACTACCGCAAGGTATGCCGAAGGTTTGCGTGCTTTTAAGGAAGTCGCCAAAAATACCGTTGAAAGAACCACATCCCGCCTTGGGGCCAACCCCATTAAAACTCAAAGGGCGCCCGTGCTGTTTTCATCACGGGTTTCAAGCGGCCTCTTATCCAGTTTTATCAATGCTATCAGTGGCGGGAATTTATACCGAAAAAATTCATTTTTATTGGATTCTTTACAACAACAAATTTTTCCGAAAGGCTTCAAAATTTATGAGCAACCCTTTTTATCACGAGGCTTAGGCAGCTCGCCCTTTGATGCCGAGGGAGTGCCCACACGCAATAATATTTTCATTGAAAATGGCATTTTGCAGCAATACGTTTTGGGTTGTTATTCTGCGCGCCGTATGGGTCTTAAAACCACCGCTAACAGTGGCGGTGTCCACAATCTCACTATTGATGCCACAGCTGGAGATTTGCAAGACTTGATTGAACAAATGGATAGAGGTCTCCTGGTGACTGAATTGATGGGCCAAGGTGTAAATGGTTTAACGGGGGATTATTCCAGAGGAGCCAGTGGCTTTTGGGTTGAAAACGGCCAAATTCAATATCCTGTGGAAGAAATTACCATAGCAGGCAATTTGAAGGAGATGTTTAAAGATATTATTGCAGTGGGAACTGATATCAATCCAAACATTTCAACCCACTGCGGTTCAATTCTTATTAAGGAGATGATGATTGCAGGGCGATAATCTCTAAAGTCACTACAAAAAGGTAATGTTCCTACCCAACGTTAGAAATGCAATTTAGTTTATTTCTGCCTCAAATAATAAACCTGCCATAAGGCAGGCTTATTATTTGAAAAAGCATTAATAGTGTGGCTTGCAACAAATTCAAGAAATTATCTTTCATCACTTTACCCCCCTTTAATAGGTCCACTGAGGTAGCTCTTTACTGAGATGAGCCCCATTTATGAGCAACATAGAAGATATAAATGCTTGATTCTTATTCATTAATCATTAGAATAAATTTTTTTGACAATAAGGATCGGTGATGAGCAAGAATCATTTTTTATCACTTGCGACGGGTGTTTTTCTACCCATTGTGGTGTCAGCGGGCTCAATGGGAGAGCCATTTCAGCCAACTTGGCAGTGGGTGGGTGCTATAAGCGCAGGACCCGCGTGGACTAGAACTTTGCAAAATCAAACTTTGTATTTAGCCCCTGAAATAGAGAAAGCCTACATTGCTAATAAACACACGGATGCTTTAGCATCAGGGGAGCTGTTTTTGGGTTTGCAAGAAGCTTTTTCTCCGGACTGGCATGGGCAGATAGGACTGGCTGGGGTTGTATCTGGTAATGCCAAGCTGCAAGGAATTATTTGGGATGACGCGGATCCACAATTTGCCAACTATCGTTACGACTACAAGTTATTTCATAGCCATATTGCGGTGAAAGGCAAATTATTTAAGGAGTTGGGTTATTGGGTTACCCCCTGGGTCAGTGGCAGTTTAGGCGTGGGCTTTAATCGCTCCTACGATTTTAATAATAGCCCTTTGATTCCTGAGGCTCTGGCGAATTCCAATTTCAGCAATCATACGAAAACGGCGTTTACCTACACTGTGGGGGCTGGTGTTCAAAAACATCTGGGTGCACACTGGAGTATTGGCGCGGGTTATGAATTTGCCGATTGGGGTAAAAGCGAATTGGGCAAGGCAGCTGGCCAGCTGTTTGATAACAGGCTCAAATTAAATCATCTCTATTCAAACGCTGTTCTTTTTAACCTAACTTATCTTGCCTAAGGACATTCTTATGATGCGAACTTTTATATTGCGTAGTACCCTTGGCGCTGCAATTCTTGGATTACAGTCAATGGCCTTTGCAGGTGCTCCACTATGGACGTTTACAGCTTTAACCAATACATCCTTTTCCATAAATCCGACAGAGACTGCTACCGTTCAATATACAGTTATTAATCAGTCTCAAAAAGCTAAAGTTTTAGTGCTGGACTCAACATTTACTCCCGGAGTGCAACAAACCTCCCCCTGTATTTTGGCACCTAAAAGCCAAATGGGCAGTTGCCTATTAACCCTCACAATAAATGGTAATGCTATACCCGCAGCGGGCGTTCATGGAGGCCCCGTCCTCTGTCAGGCTAACGGCGATGGTAGCCCTAATCGAAACCAATGTTATCAGCCTGCTGCCGGTGCGATGCTCAATATACAAAAAGCAAACGCGCCACAGCTTGCCCCCATAGCGATCACATCAGGTTTGCCGCTGCACCTTAAGACCTTTGGCTCTACACAAACCATTACCTTAACCAATCTTTCCTCCAACATTACCGCGACCAATATCAATGCGCTTTTTTCAGGAACTGCATTGGAAGGCAAGGTAAGTGCGTCGACTTGCACCTCTGTTGCTCCAGGCGCAAGCTGCACCATGACTTTTACTTCAGCACGCATGGCGGTTGCTCCAACAACATTTACCATCCAGGGCACAAATACCACCGTAACCACTGCCACACTAAATGTTCGTGAATCAGTTATTTTTGTGACGGATGCCGGCAGTAATTCAGTTTATAAGTGTCCCATAGATGATAATGGTTTAGTTCAAGAGTGCGTTGATTCTGGTGTGGGAAGCATATTTGCTCAGCCGCAGGGTATTTCTGTCAATAATACAAACACCTATGCCTATGTAGTGAATGCCAGCTCCAATAGCGTTTATAAGTGTTCTATTAATTCTGACGCTTCGTTTTCCAACTGCAGCGATGCTGGCGGCCAGGATAGTGTTCCCTTTACTGTCCCTGTAGGCATTAGCTTAACCGCTGATGGGAACTATGCCTATATTGCCAACAGCACCAGCCCTAATCAATACATATCACTCTGTCCAATAACTGCCAATGGAGATTTTGGTGAATGTACGATTGCTGGTTCGACTAGCACCCCGGGCTATACATTCCTTCCTAATGGCATTACTCTTAACGCCAATAACAGTCGTGCTTACATATCTGCTCCTTTTAATCCCGAACAGCTCTTCATCTGCAATATCGGTGCAAATCGTAATTTGAGCAATTGTGTTCCTAGTGGGCAGTCCTTTGACGGGGCTCATGCGATTGCCATCAATAGTAATCAGACGGTAATTTTTATTACGAGCACCGGAGTTAGTGGAGGTGTTTCGCAATGCGTACTGGATAACAGCACAGGATTGATCAGTTCTTGCAGTCTTACAACAGGCTTTTCTTCGCCGACAGGCATTGCGCTGAATGCGGAAGGAAGCCTGGCCTATGTTTCGAGTTACACGGCTGGCACTGTAAATAGTTGTAGCTTAGGGGTTACCTCTTTAAGCAACTGCGTGCCTTCACCGGTTGTTAGTGGCTCACCTAACTTGCAGTTCCTCGCATTAGCTTGATAATCCACCTGCTAAAAGCTAGGCTGCGTGTTTAGCGGCCTAGAGCACAGTTCAAACTTGCCCAATAAATTGGGCAAGCTGTCTTTTTCCCCTGGAATAAGCTTTTGGCAGGGGATAATTATGATGCCTTTAAAATTCAACAAAAGAAAAGCGGAACTTTAATTGACCCCAAGGGGACAAAAGGCTATTTAGACTTGTATGTGTAAAAGGCTCGATAAAAGCTTCAGTGTTATAAGAGCGATAGGCTGGGGGATCTCGAGCAAGGACTGGTGAGAACACAAGAATTCGATGATGAACCCAGACGATGCCTTCCATTGCCTATTTGGCTCGGATGGTTGCGACTTATCCGAGCCTAAAAATTCTAAGTTGGGTAGAACCCAACTTAACTCATTAAAAGAGTACCGTCAGGCAACTGCAGGAAAAATGATGTTTAAATAGCAACTTAAACTGCAAAGAATTAATTCTTATCGCGAAAAATAATGCGCCCTTTGGTCAGATCATAAGGCGTCAACTCAACTTTAACCTTGTCACCGGTCAAGATGCGTATATAATTTTTGCGCATGCGTCCTGAGATATGTGCTGTTACGATGTGGCCATTCTCAAGCTCTACTCGAAACATGGTGTTTGGCAGGGTGTCAATTACGGTACCAAGCATTTCAATATGATCTTCTTTTGCCATGGGGCTCCCAAATAAAAAATGTGAATGTAATAAAGCGCAAATAGTGCACTAAAACAAGCAAAATGGCAATTAGCTGTTTTGTGCTCGACAAAGGCTTAATTGATTTCAGGTGGTCCAACGGCCTTGTCGTGTT encodes the following:
- a CDS encoding phosphodiester glycosidase family protein, producing MFRQTIAISLWYNSIKKLLPLLVFLLTFSSCPLANSEWRSLAPGIEYQDLDGNFLTPWSHIHAFRIDLKKNHLSIVTASELARDHASVNEYAQFSHALLAINGGFFDNNFKPLGLRIYNKRQKAPLKNISWWGVFYIKNHKPYLTSANQFRANNQIDFAIQSGPRLLVNNRIPPLKAGRAERSALGITHDGRVIILVTDNLPLSTTELAQLMKAAPLNCQNALNLDGGSSSQLRAQLDSFQLEVHGFSNVSDAIIVKARKS
- the pmbA gene encoding metalloprotease PmbA, with product MRTLSENNNRELEKSTKNLLELMHDVLDRAKAQGATDAMVSINQDSGFSVDIRMGEVETVSFNEDKGVSLVVYIGQRKGAASSTDTSSSALDSLVNAACDIAKVSAEDPCFGLPDRELMTKTFPDLDLYHPWSITPSEAIEEALACESYALSLDKRIVNSDGVNLSTHAFCNGFANTYGGEGIIRSTRHSLSCSLIAKQDESMQRDYDYTTARYAEGLRAFKEVAKNTVERTTSRLGANPIKTQRAPVLFSSRVSSGLLSSFINAISGGNLYRKNSFLLDSLQQQIFPKGFKIYEQPFLSRGLGSSPFDAEGVPTRNNIFIENGILQQYVLGCYSARRMGLKTTANSGGVHNLTIDATAGDLQDLIEQMDRGLLVTELMGQGVNGLTGDYSRGASGFWVENGQIQYPVEEITIAGNLKEMFKDIIAVGTDINPNISTHCGSILIKEMMIAGR
- a CDS encoding outer membrane protein codes for the protein MSKNHFLSLATGVFLPIVVSAGSMGEPFQPTWQWVGAISAGPAWTRTLQNQTLYLAPEIEKAYIANKHTDALASGELFLGLQEAFSPDWHGQIGLAGVVSGNAKLQGIIWDDADPQFANYRYDYKLFHSHIAVKGKLFKELGYWVTPWVSGSLGVGFNRSYDFNNSPLIPEALANSNFSNHTKTAFTYTVGAGVQKHLGAHWSIGAGYEFADWGKSELGKAAGQLFDNRLKLNHLYSNAVLFNLTYLA
- a CDS encoding NHL repeat-containing protein: MMRTFILRSTLGAAILGLQSMAFAGAPLWTFTALTNTSFSINPTETATVQYTVINQSQKAKVLVLDSTFTPGVQQTSPCILAPKSQMGSCLLTLTINGNAIPAAGVHGGPVLCQANGDGSPNRNQCYQPAAGAMLNIQKANAPQLAPIAITSGLPLHLKTFGSTQTITLTNLSSNITATNINALFSGTALEGKVSASTCTSVAPGASCTMTFTSARMAVAPTTFTIQGTNTTVTTATLNVRESVIFVTDAGSNSVYKCPIDDNGLVQECVDSGVGSIFAQPQGISVNNTNTYAYVVNASSNSVYKCSINSDASFSNCSDAGGQDSVPFTVPVGISLTADGNYAYIANSTSPNQYISLCPITANGDFGECTIAGSTSTPGYTFLPNGITLNANNSRAYISAPFNPEQLFICNIGANRNLSNCVPSGQSFDGAHAIAINSNQTVIFITSTGVSGGVSQCVLDNSTGLISSCSLTTGFSSPTGIALNAEGSLAYVSSYTAGTVNSCSLGVTSLSNCVPSPVVSGSPNLQFLALA
- the infA gene encoding translation initiation factor IF-1, which gives rise to MAKEDHIEMLGTVIDTLPNTMFRVELENGHIVTAHISGRMRKNYIRILTGDKVKVELTPYDLTKGRIIFRDKN